The Glycine soja cultivar W05 chromosome 6, ASM419377v2, whole genome shotgun sequence genome has a window encoding:
- the LOC114416148 gene encoding mediator of RNA polymerase II transcription subunit 30-like, giving the protein MEEQQSKTTQELAMEGQKYLEETIENAFQILSSMNDELCNPVLWSTSPSASSSPNADATSENSNHHADATTAAAGGGGALEQARSRYKKAVAALRTILTAIPNSQKANAFNASSAASPADEAEIDKLEERASSLRRELANKNLHLKTLIDQLRDLITDISTWHSPFST; this is encoded by the exons ATGGAAGAACAACAATCCAAAACGACGCAAGAGTTGGCGATGGAAGGGCAGAAGTACTTGGAAGAAACCATAGAGAATGCTTTCCAGATCCTTTCTTCCATGAACGACGAGCTCTGCAACCCCGTTTTGTGGTCCACCTCTCCCTCCGCCTCCTCCTCCCCCAACGCCGACGCCACTTCCGAAAACTCCAACCACCACGCCGACGCCACCACCGCCGCTGCTGGCGGCGGAGGCGCCCTCGAACAGGCCCGATCCCGATACAAGAAGGCAGTCGCCGCGCTTCGCACCATTCTCACTGCCATTCCTAACTCCCAGAAG GCAAATGCATTCAATGCCAGTTCAGCTGCTAGCCCTGCTGATGAAGCTGAAATTGATAAGTTGGAGGAGCGAGCCTCTTCTCTAAGAAGG GAGCTTGCCAACAAGAACTTGCACCTAAAGACACTCATAGATCAACTGCGTGATCTTATCACTGATATATCAACATGGCATAGTCCTTTTTCAACCTGA
- the LOC114416150 gene encoding thylakoid lumenal 17.9 kDa protein, chloroplastic has product MSLMSSLLPPLASSSYINTAPKLKTTHTPNLVLGQRVLPNLLSLALAVTLASPLPSHAIPSLNSQPPPISLTTPFSQSKNLELGLENGKIRPCPSINPGCISTNPKSSSFSFPWLIPSNSSDDAIQKLREAILKTQKNVKFQPVEDTPDGQYLQAEVDGGFGRDILEFLVKGDVVAYRCVAMKVTYVYPFTTAFGDSKGQEARLKQINDQLGWYAPSFDSMEE; this is encoded by the exons ATGAGTCTGATGAGTAGTCTTCTACCtcctcttgcttcttcttcttacaTAAACACAGCTCCTAAACTGAAAACTACTCACACTCCAAACCTTGTACTTGGACAGAGGGTCCTACCTAATCTCCTCTCTTTGGCCCTTGCTGTAACCTTAGCCTCTCCTTTACCATCTCATGCAATCCCATCCCTCAATTCTCAACCCCCTCCAATCTCCCTCACCACTCCCTTTTCTCAATCCAAGAATTTGGAGCTTGGACTTGAAAATGG AAAAATTAGACCTTGCCCATCAATCAATCCAGGTTGTATATCAACAAATCCCAAGTCATCATCTTTTTCgtttccttggcttattccctcaAATTCCTCGGATGATGCTATTCAG AAACTACGTGAAGCAATCCTGAAGACCcagaaaaatgtgaaatttcagCCTGTGGAAGATACTCCAGATG GTCAATATCTACAAGCTGAAGTTGATGGAGGATTTGGTAGAGATATTCTTGAGTTTCTGGTGAAAGGTGATGTGGTTGCATACAGGTGTGTGGCAATGAAAGTAACTTATGTGTACCCTTTCACTACTGCATTCGGAGATTCAAAGGGTCAAGAAGCAAGACTGAAGCAAATCAATGACCAGTTGGGATGGTATGCTCCAAGTTTTGATTCCATGGAGGAATAG